A window from Candidatus Neomarinimicrobiota bacterium encodes these proteins:
- a CDS encoding peptidylprolyl isomerase: MNFRKVLILPILGVTIFFIWNCTTQEKNVVAEIEDDYTITTSQLNGYYNGNFFERRFPDEKYRGYGKALDEMISNRLTLIVFFHSGLHRDSVLMQPVQRIVSDEILDQYYRTQFLGEYVNEPSIESFYQKMGKEITYKQIVLDKPENASGEAISQVKEQANQLKTEIIQGADFGELAARHSEHFASAQKNGDMPPITWEESLSNPLHQFLFEMNTGNVRIFERRNAFHIVRVEDTKRIETPPLADVRDRIKNRLKNMYTDRALSDFDRAKEDLLDPDTFEWNEKAVHQLVRWSRQEGFSGNDYLDSLKAVIAGGRNFTILTYGKGQVDLREYVRLLEDVLMIGSTRNLAAADFKRFIPEAIRTDLMLKKAKELDLHKKVLSVNTPSEVLQGRFIRLYNQKKIYDRVPDPTEDNLRRFYDHHKDSLFYQLAKRNIYTVIFDSRDAANEMWRKVEQGNEYEKVARRWEVKTYIRDRDGTIRSHLSKEPPRLGEAAFGLEENEVAGPVAITPADNDTQYAVIKCVNSLEEKQLLYSDVQNSIQENFRDFYLDSLRQAVRKNLRNKYRVEIKREILEQLATNGLNGG, translated from the coding sequence ATGAATTTTCGTAAAGTGCTGATCCTGCCAATACTCGGTGTTACTATATTTTTCATTTGGAACTGCACTACACAGGAGAAGAACGTCGTTGCTGAAATCGAAGATGATTATACTATTACTACCTCGCAGTTAAACGGGTATTATAACGGTAATTTTTTTGAGCGACGGTTTCCGGATGAAAAATACCGTGGTTACGGAAAAGCCCTGGATGAAATGATATCGAACCGGTTGACGCTGATAGTCTTTTTTCATTCCGGACTCCACCGGGACAGCGTACTTATGCAGCCTGTCCAACGGATAGTTAGTGACGAGATATTGGATCAGTACTACCGAACACAGTTTCTGGGTGAGTACGTAAATGAACCATCAATTGAGAGTTTTTACCAAAAAATGGGAAAGGAGATCACGTACAAGCAGATTGTACTGGATAAACCCGAGAATGCCTCCGGGGAAGCGATAAGCCAGGTGAAAGAACAAGCCAATCAGCTCAAAACCGAAATTATCCAGGGAGCTGATTTCGGGGAACTGGCTGCCCGGCATTCTGAGCATTTCGCCTCAGCACAAAAAAACGGAGATATGCCACCAATCACATGGGAAGAGAGCCTGTCTAACCCGTTGCACCAGTTTCTCTTTGAAATGAATACTGGCAATGTCAGGATATTTGAACGTCGGAATGCATTCCATATTGTCCGGGTTGAAGATACCAAAAGGATAGAGACTCCACCGCTGGCAGACGTAAGAGACCGGATCAAAAATCGACTGAAAAACATGTATACCGATCGGGCACTCTCGGATTTTGACCGGGCAAAAGAAGATCTCCTTGATCCCGATACGTTCGAATGGAATGAGAAGGCGGTGCACCAGCTAGTTCGATGGTCAAGACAGGAAGGATTTAGCGGGAACGATTATCTCGATAGCCTGAAAGCCGTGATCGCCGGGGGGCGAAATTTCACTATTTTAACATACGGCAAAGGGCAGGTTGACCTTCGGGAGTATGTAAGGCTTTTGGAGGACGTTTTGATGATAGGCTCCACCCGGAATCTGGCCGCCGCAGACTTTAAACGCTTTATACCCGAGGCGATTCGAACCGACCTGATGCTTAAAAAAGCCAAAGAATTGGACCTGCACAAAAAAGTGCTTTCGGTGAACACACCAAGCGAGGTATTGCAAGGCAGATTTATTCGGCTTTATAACCAGAAAAAAATTTACGACCGGGTCCCAGATCCAACTGAGGACAATTTGCGACGGTTTTATGATCACCACAAAGACTCTTTGTTTTACCAATTGGCGAAGCGGAATATTTACACGGTAATCTTTGATTCAAGAGATGCCGCAAATGAGATGTGGCGCAAGGTTGAACAGGGTAATGAATACGAGAAGGTGGCACGGCGCTGGGAAGTCAAAACCTATATTCGTGACCGCGATGGCACAATCAGATCACATCTCAGCAAGGAACCTCCACGGCTTGGAGAGGCGGCATTTGGCTTGGAGGAAAATGAGGTTGCCGGGCCGGTGGCGATTACGCCCGCTGATAATGACACTCAATATGCGGTGATCAAATGCGTGAATAGCCTCGAAGAAAAACAGTTGCTCTACTCGGATGTACAGAATTCTATACAGGAGAACTTTCGGGATTTCTACCTGGATAGTCTGCGACAGGCTGTGAGGAAAAATTTACGGAACAAATATCGTGTGGAAATTAAGCGGGAAATCCTGGAACAGCTGGCGACAAATGGACTGAACGGGGGCTAG
- a CDS encoding T9SS type A sorting domain-containing protein: MKKLLIPLVLIAFGMMTGVANAQVFEDYISSFSGDTAIVKTMTEMQGETDAIINAIELDENPPEGRVYGLKRGGFYFITRQLVSPSDRPITLAGMDDTPMATGEDDAGPPIFCGTTSGGTAQNGDMIQYNNDVTLKNAIYMPAATDGSQGWTFLVSGSAGNTVTLENVLMEHTNWVFMQSNSHAGSKLYIDDSYFVNMSGVATRRNGGVYDNVSNNTHTVNVENSTHVMAAGMMYKFRGFPINQAFFNHNTFVNCSGQLFTTMGYQSNWTVTNNLFVNSNVQAYHPGLDYGETDQDYLPMGIINVDTLRTVNDAGNEVLAIDSAWVQNNFEGDVADFGPDDRHVLVHLNGVYWDARLDQIADDLNASQDTTTFHSQMITMNSRTQALFDDDATYPYLTEGTWVMEGDPQFTETNELMGTMVDSLIKWSIESATPEDQATYIMTKWRSDGNPANSDNYHTPDWPVNADLSYSNAAYLSGGLNGYPLGDLNWFPDEKANWVADSAAEHQTLAAALENGEIVAVEGEQPATPVEFTLKQNYPNPFNPTTEIQFVLPKKSDVVLEVYDLLGNKVKTLVNKTLAANQYSYTWNATNELGKKVGAGMYIYRLKVGDQIQSKKMTLIK; the protein is encoded by the coding sequence ATGAAAAAACTGTTAATACCGCTCGTACTAATTGCGTTTGGAATGATGACGGGGGTTGCTAATGCACAGGTTTTCGAAGACTACATTAGTAGCTTTAGCGGTGATACCGCCATTGTGAAGACAATGACCGAAATGCAGGGAGAAACGGATGCCATCATCAATGCCATTGAACTGGATGAAAATCCGCCGGAAGGACGTGTATACGGCCTGAAGCGAGGCGGATTCTATTTTATTACACGGCAGTTAGTGAGCCCCTCGGATCGTCCGATTACCCTTGCGGGTATGGATGATACCCCAATGGCCACTGGTGAGGACGACGCAGGACCGCCCATTTTCTGTGGTACCACCTCTGGCGGAACCGCACAAAACGGAGATATGATTCAGTATAACAACGATGTAACACTGAAGAACGCCATTTATATGCCGGCTGCCACTGATGGCTCCCAGGGATGGACATTCCTGGTCTCGGGATCAGCGGGTAACACAGTTACACTTGAAAATGTATTGATGGAGCATACCAATTGGGTATTTATGCAATCTAATAGTCATGCTGGCTCCAAACTCTATATTGACGACAGCTATTTCGTTAATATGAGTGGTGTAGCTACCCGGCGGAACGGCGGTGTCTACGATAACGTCAGCAATAATACGCATACCGTGAATGTTGAAAATTCCACACACGTCATGGCCGCTGGTATGATGTACAAATTCCGGGGATTCCCCATCAACCAGGCCTTCTTCAATCATAACACATTCGTGAACTGCTCCGGACAACTGTTTACCACCATGGGATACCAGAGCAACTGGACCGTGACTAATAACCTGTTTGTGAACAGTAACGTGCAAGCCTATCATCCGGGGCTTGACTACGGGGAAACGGATCAGGATTACCTGCCAATGGGGATAATTAATGTCGATACCCTGCGAACTGTTAACGATGCAGGCAATGAAGTGCTGGCAATCGATTCCGCCTGGGTCCAGAACAACTTCGAGGGTGACGTGGCCGACTTTGGTCCCGATGATCGACATGTGCTCGTCCATCTGAACGGAGTTTACTGGGATGCTCGCCTGGACCAGATCGCTGATGATCTCAATGCTTCTCAGGATACTACCACTTTTCATTCCCAGATGATTACGATGAATTCCAGAACCCAGGCTCTGTTTGATGATGATGCGACTTATCCCTACCTCACCGAAGGTACGTGGGTAATGGAAGGCGACCCCCAGTTTACCGAAACCAACGAGCTGATGGGGACCATGGTGGACAGTCTGATTAAATGGAGCATCGAATCCGCAACTCCGGAAGATCAGGCGACGTATATCATGACGAAATGGAGATCTGACGGTAATCCCGCCAATTCGGACAATTACCATACTCCGGACTGGCCTGTCAATGCGGATCTTTCCTACTCCAATGCAGCATACCTTTCTGGTGGTTTGAACGGGTATCCACTGGGTGATCTGAACTGGTTCCCCGATGAAAAAGCAAACTGGGTCGCTGATAGTGCAGCGGAACATCAGACACTCGCCGCCGCGCTGGAAAACGGTGAAATCGTCGCAGTTGAGGGTGAACAGCCAGCTACTCCGGTTGAATTTACCCTGAAACAGAACTATCCGAATCCGTTCAACCCGACGACTGAAATCCAGTTTGTACTTCCGAAGAAATCGGACGTGGTACTTGAGGTGTACGATCTTCTTGGGAACAAGGTAAAGACACTGGTAAATAAAACGCTTGCAGCAAATCAATACTCTTACACATGGAATGCTACCAACGAACTGGGCAAGAAAGTGGGTGCGGGGATGTACATCTACCGCCTAAAAGTTGGTGACCAGATTCAGTCAAAGAAGATGACATTAATTAAATAA
- a CDS encoding TonB-dependent receptor, whose product MARIKLIFLSTLFVLMGFSIVSAQSGSGQIIGTITDEEGNALIGANAMLEGTSMGAATDEDGDFIINQVPAGTYTLVISYVGYKREQATVEVTTGETVEYNAALVPESVRGEEVVVSAQARGQRQAINEQLSAQTIKNVVSAEKIRELPDENAATALSRLPGISLQEGDKVVIRGMEAKMNTVMVNGVQLPSTDAEDRSTNLGFISSNMLAGIDVTKAVTPDMEANSIGGAVNLRLKEAPSGLHFDVLSQGTYNTQDRTYGNYQLWASISNRFFNDNLGAFFQVNASHEDGGTDFADAEYDYMGTEGNNPEYGARTLGMDNFEYGDEVLIESKNGGSLLLDYRLPNGKLVMQNTYAYTRSDRTQHRQILFFDNTQRSWFPSRDVFDKDLLINSLQGENDFNLLKIDYGISHALSEKKTDIRYGDPGDQIEFFNQQQDAPQPFEPLGTEETRMALTPQDVFDLELNDDPAIWEDARIRENGILWDEDFSERHLNGNFNLTVPASFFNTISGEFKAGGSFKYTTREYNLDRTSTRLTQEAGNYSQEAREYINSIGAQQGPVPHLGDYEDPDYEEERGQYFLGDRFSMGHVIDTDLFDKFLQIAAPGWNAPGYHKTGSLSDDYSGNELLTAGYLMGDFNLGSRWTVLGGVRFEQLNMNYEANFVYQNDDVNGGGRLIEDRGDYPPSVDSVRADQYAAMGQELTNSDRETSHLFPNLQVRYKPTTWMDIRAAYTKTLSRPDFRAVLPMIFRQNNNGGGTAGNPYLDPSVSDNLDTYFSFHNNQIGLFTIGGFYKHIEDIFYQESRLYAALPEDVAYPDSATFAQLGLTPPNPGAVVTTYLNNPYPAKVYGLELEWQTDFWYLPRPFDAMVLNINYTRTFSEMDYQQIIIDEVWNPEEFTIETIEIDTFRTARLLYQGDHTVNVALGADYRGFSGRLSFRMQGDVITSIGVRPEEDAFTGNIYDWAFTIRQQLPVDGLSLFLSGVNIFHNPSRDYQRFSRGYTYERDDEGNLIYRNDAGEIVDRTADGAEISVLDKNIERNLRRITYEPRKFQLGLRYSF is encoded by the coding sequence ATGGCTAGAATCAAACTGATATTTCTTTCCACCCTGTTTGTTTTAATGGGATTTTCGATTGTGTCCGCACAAAGTGGATCCGGGCAGATTATCGGGACTATCACCGATGAAGAAGGTAATGCTCTGATCGGTGCCAATGCCATGCTGGAAGGGACAAGCATGGGGGCGGCAACAGACGAGGACGGCGACTTTATTATTAACCAGGTTCCCGCCGGGACCTATACGCTGGTTATTTCCTATGTCGGCTACAAAAGAGAGCAGGCAACTGTTGAGGTGACTACCGGAGAGACGGTTGAATACAACGCCGCCCTGGTTCCAGAATCGGTGCGCGGAGAAGAGGTTGTGGTCAGTGCTCAGGCCCGTGGGCAGCGGCAGGCAATTAATGAACAGCTGAGTGCCCAGACAATCAAAAATGTGGTTTCCGCCGAAAAAATACGCGAATTGCCCGATGAGAATGCGGCAACAGCGCTGAGCCGGCTTCCGGGGATTTCGCTGCAGGAAGGTGACAAGGTTGTCATCCGGGGGATGGAAGCAAAGATGAATACAGTCATGGTGAATGGGGTGCAGTTGCCGTCCACCGATGCAGAAGATCGTTCCACGAACCTAGGGTTCATTTCCTCCAACATGCTTGCAGGAATCGATGTCACCAAAGCGGTTACGCCGGATATGGAGGCGAATTCCATTGGTGGTGCTGTCAACCTGCGACTCAAAGAGGCACCGAGTGGACTGCATTTCGACGTGTTGAGTCAAGGCACTTACAATACTCAGGATAGGACCTATGGTAACTACCAGCTCTGGGCGAGCATAAGTAACAGGTTCTTTAACGATAACCTGGGTGCCTTTTTTCAGGTGAATGCAAGCCATGAAGATGGTGGGACTGATTTTGCGGATGCCGAATACGACTATATGGGTACGGAGGGGAATAATCCTGAATACGGCGCTCGGACGTTGGGAATGGACAATTTCGAATACGGAGACGAAGTCCTTATTGAATCAAAAAATGGCGGAAGTTTATTACTGGATTACAGGCTTCCCAACGGTAAACTGGTCATGCAAAATACCTATGCGTATACACGTTCTGACCGGACACAGCACCGGCAGATTTTGTTCTTTGATAACACCCAAAGAAGTTGGTTCCCGAGCCGGGATGTCTTTGATAAAGATTTATTGATTAATTCACTGCAAGGGGAAAATGATTTTAACCTGTTGAAAATCGACTATGGTATCTCCCATGCACTGAGTGAGAAGAAAACCGATATTAGGTACGGGGATCCGGGAGACCAGATTGAATTCTTTAATCAGCAGCAAGATGCTCCCCAGCCATTTGAACCCCTTGGAACCGAAGAGACGCGGATGGCACTGACGCCGCAGGATGTATTCGATTTGGAGTTAAACGATGATCCCGCAATATGGGAGGACGCGCGGATCCGGGAAAACGGCATCTTATGGGACGAAGATTTTTCCGAAAGACATCTCAACGGGAATTTCAATCTGACAGTTCCAGCGTCTTTTTTCAATACAATATCGGGTGAGTTTAAAGCCGGCGGGAGTTTTAAATACACTACCCGGGAATATAATCTGGACCGCACATCGACCAGACTCACCCAGGAAGCCGGGAATTATAGCCAGGAAGCCCGGGAGTATATCAATAGTATTGGTGCACAACAGGGTCCTGTTCCACATCTCGGTGATTATGAGGATCCGGACTATGAAGAAGAGCGGGGGCAATACTTTCTGGGGGACAGGTTCAGTATGGGCCACGTAATCGATACGGACCTTTTTGACAAATTCCTACAGATAGCTGCTCCCGGATGGAATGCCCCGGGATACCACAAGACTGGTTCATTATCAGATGACTATTCCGGTAATGAGCTGCTCACTGCCGGGTATCTGATGGGCGATTTTAACCTCGGATCCCGCTGGACGGTATTAGGTGGCGTCAGGTTTGAACAACTCAACATGAACTACGAGGCCAACTTTGTGTATCAAAACGATGATGTGAACGGTGGCGGTCGGCTGATAGAAGACAGGGGTGACTATCCGCCTTCGGTGGACTCGGTCCGCGCAGACCAATACGCCGCTATGGGTCAGGAGTTGACCAATTCTGATAGAGAAACAAGTCACCTGTTCCCAAACCTCCAGGTTCGATATAAACCGACGACATGGATGGATATCCGGGCAGCCTATACCAAAACACTCTCCCGTCCTGACTTCCGTGCCGTTTTGCCGATGATATTCCGACAAAACAACAACGGAGGCGGGACGGCAGGCAACCCCTATCTGGATCCCTCAGTCTCCGATAACCTGGATACGTATTTTTCTTTTCACAACAATCAGATAGGCCTGTTCACGATCGGCGGGTTTTACAAACACATTGAAGATATTTTTTACCAGGAAAGCCGATTATATGCTGCATTGCCGGAAGATGTAGCCTATCCCGACTCTGCCACCTTCGCCCAGCTCGGACTCACTCCACCGAATCCCGGTGCGGTGGTCACCACCTACCTGAATAATCCGTACCCGGCGAAGGTGTATGGTCTTGAATTGGAATGGCAGACGGATTTTTGGTACCTGCCAAGACCGTTCGACGCAATGGTGCTGAATATCAATTACACCCGTACATTTTCGGAAATGGACTACCAGCAAATCATTATTGATGAAGTCTGGAATCCTGAAGAATTCACCATTGAAACCATTGAAATCGATACCTTCAGAACGGCCCGCCTGTTATATCAGGGAGATCACACGGTAAATGTTGCCCTTGGCGCCGATTACAGGGGATTTTCCGGCCGACTCTCATTCCGGATGCAGGGCGACGTGATTACCTCCATCGGTGTACGCCCTGAAGAGGATGCCTTTACCGGGAATATCTATGACTGGGCGTTCACTATACGTCAGCAGTTGCCGGTAGATGGGTTGAGTCTCTTCTTAAGCGGCGTCAATATATTTCACAATCCATCCAGGGATTATCAGCGATTTAGCCGCGGGTACACCTATGAAAGGGATGACGAGGGAAATCTCATCTACAGAAATGATGCTGGTGAAATTGTTGACCGGACGGCAGACGGCGCCGAGATAAGCGTTCTTGATAAAAATATCGAGAGAAATCTTCGGAGAATCACTTATGAGCCGAGGAAATTTCAGCTCGGCCTCAGGTATAGCTTCTGA
- a CDS encoding endo-1,4-beta-xylanase: MVQSTKIAATSAVVSSLLIMFLFGRANAQAVANPNGSFESSAVTVGDDTSGIDGWSFELGGDANANFTIVDDTVQHGNFALKIAVNALGSNDWDIQVVNEPFFVEPNVQFQMSVWARTDSTPEATANFTVGNPAFGEFGRMGGAEVTNTWQEYTLNFTPGAGNDTGRVPIHFNMSGNEGVTFYVDNVRITRPYNNPNGGFEASAATPGEDQSVTQGWQFYEDAGEALYEIVSDTTHSGSRALAVTVNTAGSNPWDLQVVNEPFPVTPGESYTYSVWARTKDSDGGTAHFTVGDPSFSEQFRTEVTEGLTTEWQEITGSFTIDESDTSVARAPIHVSFDENVGETVYFDDLRIQRIQPPTDIPIIVEAELPDSIGSEWDTLSTDGMTYITTTTDYNETTGSADYPGENRTATYEVTFPDVGTYDLFVRLYVGANTFDDDSWFYGNGFGEQDPATTDGWILMNGMASAGFTGPNSVVREAGGSGSEVWKWVNVSRNAFQGDTSLTWTVDDESELTKTFVIGARENGLNFDKFAFGRSDLYFTVENLDSVTAGSDSDPEPPREAPIAEGKSKFLGNIYSSSQIQWFEYYWNQVTPENAGKWGSVEGTRDQMNWGSLDASYNLAQDNGFPFHFHVLVWGAQQPGWISNLDSTEQLAEIREWFEAVAARYPNIDYLEVVNEALPGHNPPNGNGDNANYINALGGSGETGYDWIITAFEMAAEIFPEETQLMINDYGIVSSAQSTADYLEIINLLIDRDLLDIIGVQAHTFSVANASASTIQQSLNDLAATGLPIQATEFDIAYANDQNQLQEYQEKFPIFWEHPDVEGMTLWGWRPGLWQNDANLVTEAGEHRPAMDWLINYVDTVTVGIHDPADGLPTAFKVYENYPNPFNPSTNIMFDVPSKTEITLNVYDLRGRLVKTLVNEVKEPGQYTVTFDVNNRFASGLYFYRLKAGDYTEVKRMMLIK, encoded by the coding sequence ATGGTACAGTCTACTAAAATTGCAGCAACTAGCGCTGTAGTTAGTTCGCTGCTTATTATGTTCCTGTTCGGCCGGGCCAATGCACAGGCTGTGGCCAATCCGAACGGAAGCTTTGAATCTTCCGCGGTCACGGTTGGCGACGATACCAGCGGTATCGATGGCTGGTCGTTTGAGCTTGGCGGAGATGCAAATGCCAACTTTACGATTGTGGATGATACGGTACAGCACGGTAATTTTGCGCTGAAAATTGCCGTAAATGCACTGGGATCCAATGATTGGGATATTCAGGTTGTTAACGAACCGTTCTTTGTTGAGCCCAATGTCCAATTTCAGATGTCGGTTTGGGCGCGGACGGATTCGACTCCCGAAGCGACAGCCAACTTCACAGTCGGTAATCCTGCATTTGGTGAATTCGGGCGTATGGGTGGAGCAGAAGTTACCAATACCTGGCAGGAATATACCCTGAACTTCACCCCAGGTGCAGGTAACGATACCGGACGGGTACCAATTCATTTTAACATGTCCGGGAACGAAGGCGTTACTTTCTATGTTGATAACGTCCGGATAACCAGACCATATAATAATCCGAACGGTGGTTTCGAAGCGTCAGCGGCAACTCCCGGAGAGGACCAGTCCGTCACTCAGGGCTGGCAGTTCTATGAAGACGCCGGAGAGGCGCTGTATGAAATTGTATCGGATACAACACACTCAGGAAGTCGCGCACTAGCTGTGACGGTAAACACTGCTGGTTCGAATCCCTGGGACCTTCAGGTGGTCAACGAACCGTTTCCGGTAACGCCTGGTGAGTCGTATACATACTCGGTCTGGGCACGGACCAAGGACTCCGACGGCGGTACGGCACACTTCACGGTTGGCGATCCGTCATTCAGCGAACAATTCCGAACGGAGGTCACTGAGGGACTCACAACCGAATGGCAGGAGATTACAGGTTCATTCACGATAGATGAATCAGATACCAGTGTTGCACGGGCTCCGATTCATGTCAGTTTCGATGAAAATGTGGGTGAGACGGTATATTTCGATGACCTCAGAATCCAGAGAATCCAACCGCCAACGGATATCCCCATAATTGTTGAAGCAGAATTGCCGGATTCCATTGGAAGCGAGTGGGATACCCTCTCTACTGATGGTATGACTTATATTACTACCACGACCGACTATAATGAAACTACCGGTAGCGCGGATTATCCAGGTGAAAACCGGACAGCAACCTATGAAGTGACATTCCCGGACGTTGGTACTTATGACCTTTTTGTCCGGTTATATGTCGGTGCAAACACCTTTGACGACGACAGCTGGTTCTATGGCAATGGTTTTGGCGAACAAGACCCGGCAACTACAGACGGCTGGATCCTGATGAACGGTATGGCATCCGCCGGTTTCACTGGTCCAAATTCGGTTGTAAGAGAGGCTGGAGGATCAGGCTCGGAAGTCTGGAAATGGGTGAATGTATCCCGGAACGCATTTCAGGGTGATACATCGTTGACCTGGACTGTTGATGATGAAAGTGAACTAACTAAAACCTTCGTGATTGGCGCCCGTGAAAACGGTTTGAATTTCGACAAATTCGCCTTTGGTCGATCAGATCTGTATTTCACAGTAGAAAATCTTGACAGCGTAACTGCAGGCTCTGATAGTGATCCTGAACCACCACGGGAAGCTCCAATTGCAGAGGGTAAATCAAAATTCCTGGGTAACATCTACAGCTCATCCCAGATTCAGTGGTTTGAATACTACTGGAACCAGGTGACACCTGAGAACGCAGGTAAATGGGGTAGCGTGGAAGGGACCCGCGACCAGATGAACTGGGGCTCGCTCGACGCATCTTACAATCTGGCGCAAGACAACGGCTTCCCGTTTCACTTCCATGTGCTTGTCTGGGGAGCGCAACAACCAGGCTGGATCTCTAACCTGGATTCCACTGAACAATTAGCCGAGATCCGGGAGTGGTTCGAAGCGGTGGCTGCTCGATATCCGAACATCGACTATCTTGAAGTGGTTAATGAAGCCCTTCCAGGACACAATCCACCTAATGGTAATGGCGATAATGCCAACTACATTAACGCCTTGGGCGGCTCCGGCGAAACTGGTTATGATTGGATCATCACCGCTTTCGAAATGGCTGCTGAGATCTTCCCGGAGGAAACCCAGTTGATGATTAATGACTATGGGATAGTTTCAAGTGCCCAGAGCACTGCAGACTACCTTGAGATTATCAATCTACTGATCGATCGGGATCTGCTCGATATAATCGGTGTTCAGGCGCATACCTTCTCTGTTGCTAATGCATCGGCATCGACCATCCAACAATCGTTGAATGATCTTGCCGCAACCGGACTGCCGATTCAGGCAACGGAGTTCGACATCGCGTACGCGAACGACCAGAACCAGTTACAGGAATATCAAGAGAAGTTCCCAATCTTCTGGGAGCATCCAGACGTAGAAGGTATGACCCTGTGGGGTTGGCGGCCGGGTCTCTGGCAGAATGATGCCAATCTGGTCACAGAAGCTGGTGAACACAGGCCTGCTATGGATTGGCTTATTAATTACGTTGATACAGTGACGGTAGGAATCCACGATCCTGCTGACGGTCTCCCGACTGCCTTCAAGGTCTACGAGAACTACCCGAATCCGTTCAACCCGAGCACCAACATCATGTTTGATGTACCTTCCAAGACGGAAATTACCCTGAATGTATATGATCTCAGGGGACGCCTGGTGAAGACGCTGGTGAACGAGGTGAAGGAGCCGGGTCAGTATACCGTAACGTTTGATGTGAACAACCGCTTTGCGAGTGGTTTGTACTTCTATCGCCTGAAAGCCGGTGATTATACGGAAGTCAAACGGATGATGCTGATTAAGTAA